In one Mauremys mutica isolate MM-2020 ecotype Southern chromosome 3, ASM2049712v1, whole genome shotgun sequence genomic region, the following are encoded:
- the TBX18 gene encoding T-box transcription factor TBX18, protein MAEKRRPSPGTAMSLKAHAFSVEALIGAEKQQHKQPKRRKLGGEEEVAAAAAAAAEEAGSGCEKGSSEGAESAPLQPHAGAASAPGRSCGELELSCGVRGPAGSCEESFLGGSPPVSPGGSPKGSRAGSPSPTPQAPRVDLQGAELWKRFHEIGTEMIITKAGRRMFPAMRVKISGLDPHQQYYIAMDIVPVDNKRYRYVYHSSKWMVAGNADSPVPPRVYIHPDSPASGETWMRQVISFDKLKLTNNELDDQGHIILHSMHKYQPRVHVIRKDCGDDLSPVKPIPSGEGVKAFSFPETVFTTVTAYQNQQITRLKIDRNPFAKGFRDSGRNRMGLEALVESYAFWRPSLRTLTFEDIPGIPKQGNAGTSTLLQGPGNGVPSTHPHLLPGSPCSSPAFHLGPNTSQLCSLAPADYTACARSGLTLNRYSTSLAETYNRLTNQTSETFAPPRTPSYVGVSSSTTVNMSMTSNDGDAFSCPQTGLSMQISGMSPQLQYIMPSPSSNAFTTNQTHQGSYNTFRLHSPCALYGYNFSTSPKLAASPEKIVSSQGSFLGSSPSGTMTDRQMLPPVEGVHLLSSGGQQNFFDSRTLGSLTLSSSQVSAHMV, encoded by the exons ATGGCCGAGAAGCGGCGACCCTCGCCCGGCACCGCGATGAGTCTCAAGGCTCACGCCTTCTCGGTGGAGGCGCTCATCGGAGCCGAGAAGCAGCAGCACAAGCAGCCGAAGCGGCGCAAGCTGGGCGGCGAGGAggaggtggcggcggcggcggcggcggcggcggaagAAGCGGGCAGCGGCTGCGAAAAGGGCTCCAGCGAGGGCGCCGAAAGCGCCCCGTTGCAGCCCCACGCTGGGGCAGCGTCGGCGCCTGGCAGGAGCTGCGGCGAGCTGGAGCTGAGCTGCGGCGTCCGGGGACCGGCCG GCAGCTGCGAGGAGAGTTTCCTAGGAGGGTCCCCGCCAGTGTCGCCCGGCGGCTCCCCCAAGGGGTCTAGGGCCGGTTCCCCTTCGCCAACCCCGCAAGCGCCCCGGGTAGATCTGCAGGGAGCCGAGCTGTGGAAGCGCTTCCATGAGATCGGCACCGAGATGATCATCACCAAGGCAGGAAG GCGGATGTTCCCTGCAATGAGAGTGAAGATCTCAGGTTTAGACCCACATCAGCAATATTACATTGCCATGGACATTGTGCCAGTGGATAACAAAAGATACAG GTATGTTTACCATAGTTCGAAGTGGATGGTGGCCGGGAATGCTGATTCACCAGTACCTCCTCGTGTTTATATTCACCCTGATTCACCCGCCTCAGGGGAGACTTGGATGAGGCAAGTGATCAGCTTTGACAAGCTGAAACTTACAAACAATGAGCTGGACGATCAAGGGCAT ATTATCCTTCATTCTATGCACAAATACCAGCCTCGCGTCCATGTCATTCGTAAAGACTGTGGTGATGATCTGTCTCCAGTCAAGCCCATTCCTTCAGGAGAAGGCGTCAAAGCATTCTCCTTTCCTGAAACTGTTTTCACTACTGTAACAGCATACCAGAATCAACAG ATCACTCGATTGAAGATTGATAGGAATCCATTTGCCAAAGGATTTAGAGATTCTGGACGTAACAG AATGGGACTGGAAGCTTTAGTGGAGTCCTATGCATTCTGGAGACCTTCACTGAGGACACTTACATTTGAAGATATACCCGGGATCCCCAAACAAG GAAATGCAGGCACCTCTACTTTACTCCAGGGACCTGGCAATGGAGTTCCATCTACCCACCCTCACCTCTTACCTGGGTCCCCTTGCTCTTCTCCTGCCTTCCATCTGGGTCCCAACACTAGCCAGCTCTGTAGCCTTGCTCCAGCTGACTATACAGCTTGTGCCCGCTCAGGCTTAACCCTTAACAGATACAGCACTTCTCTGGCTGAAACCTACAACAGGCTCACAAACCAAACCAGTGAGACCTTTGCACCCCCAAGGACTCCCTCTTATGTGGGTGTGTCAAGTAGCACAACTGTGAACATGTCCATGACGAGCAATGACGGTGATGCATTCAGCTGCCCACAAACCGGTTTATCTATGCAGATATCAGGGATGTCGCCACAGCTTCAGTACATCATGCCATCCCCATCAAGCAATGCCTTCACCACTAATCAAACCCACCAAGGCTCTTATAATACATTTAGACTACACAGTCCCTGTGCTTTGTATGGATATAACTTCTCCACATCCCCCAAACTGGCTGCCAGTCCTGAGAAAATTGTTTCTTCCCAAGGAAGTTTCTTGGGGTCCTCACCAAGTGGAACCATGACTGATCGGCAGATGTTGCCCCCTGTGGAAGGAGTTCACTTACTTAGCAGCGGGGGGCAGCAGAATTTCTTTGACTCTAGGACCCTAGGAAGCTTAACACTGTCATCATCTCAAGTGTCTGCACATATGGTTTGA